One window of the Colletotrichum destructivum chromosome 6, complete sequence genome contains the following:
- a CDS encoding Putative zn(2)Cys(6) fungal-type DNA-binding domain-containing protein, whose product MSAPDSLKMMSDLADAADKSRQKSCNACVRSKRRCDKQTPRCTRCAEKNFSCVYQNLPPAPAPAGAGGAVGAAVATSGSLGPDISSSSSSSACFTVHGQDDPLQAMDIEADGDDISSFDFNTLDNNHLLNHHHHHHHHNNQRQHQQGPQQQQQQPTPASSLFIDNELPTLAMKENINGSASGNRSTPVVPTSPLNLNIDAANVTFDFNTVMDFLTADPATGGEIKLWETPMTPVLQKSMTPELHQMNDTMWETDMKDMCQEGGFQPWQIHEPSSRVGHLLGVIKNMHITFAQTMQTPFLHRHLYLGTREIPRSLMAAYTAISAYVGRTEANKDWAIRALCEGTAEVLKGSKDAKSLSSSNLTGHEKLARAQALWLLQTIRCYDGDVALRAQAERDMDVLKRWLEELESMRDNFDDMHILEDTALRARPPRSWEVWVFNECVRRTVLLGYVFIGLYDMLKSAGEFEPDPKNWLVPHRWTFSKHLWEAQSSPAFYSAWHEKPMFLANAFFVQRIARMARPADVDDFAKIFLTMNVGVEEMKHFMLEG is encoded by the exons ATGTCCGCTCCCGATAGCCTGAAGATGATGAGTGATCTGGCGGATGCGGCGGACAAGTCTCGGCAGAAGAGCTGCAACGCTTGTGTACGGAGCAAGAGGCGCTGCGACAAGCAAACCCCGCGGTGCACCCGCTGTGCCGAGAAGAACTTCTCGTGCGTGTACCAAAACCTACCGCCCGCTCCTGcacccgccggcgccggtggtgcTGTTGGTGCTGCTGTGGCCACCAGCGGCAGCTTAGGCCCAGacatctcctcgtcctcctcttcctccgcaTGTTTTACCGTCCACGGCCAAGACGATCCCCTCCAGGCCATGGACATCGaggcggacggcgacgacatctCATCCTTTGACTTCAACACACTTGACAATAATCATCTTCtcaatcatcatcatcatcatcatcatcataaTAACCAACGTCAACATCAGCAAGGTccacaacaacagcagcagcagcccacGCCAGCATCATCATTGTTCATCGACAACGAACtgccgaccttggcgatGAAGGAAAATATCAACGGCAGCGCCAGTGGCAACAGAAGCACTCCAGTGGTGCCGACGTCGCCACTGAACCTCAACATCGACGCTGCGAACGTGACGTTTGACTTCAACACGGTCATGGACTTTTTGACCGCCGACccggcgacgggcggcgagaTAAAGCTCTGGgagacgccgatgacgcccgTTCTGCAAAAGAGCATGACTCCCGAGCTGCACCAGATGAACGATACCATGTGGGAAACCGATATGAAGGACATGTGT CAAGAGGGTGGGTTCCAACCGTGGCAGATTCACGAGCCCTCGTCGAGGGTTGGtcacctcctcggcgtcatcaAGAACATGCATATCACCTTCGCCCAGACGATGCAAACACCCttcctccaccgccacctcTATCTTGGCACTCGTGAGATACCGCGGTCCCTGATGGCCGCCTACACCGCCATCTCGGCGTATGTGGGGCGCACTGAGGCCAACAAGGACTGGGCCATTCGCGCGCTGTGCGAGGGCAccgccgaggtcctcaagGGGTCCAAGGACGCGAAGTCGTTGTCATCATCGAACCTGACGGGGCACGAGAAGCTCGCTAGGGCGCAAGCGCTGTGGCTTCTGCAGACGATCAGGTGCTACGATGGCGATGTGGCGCTGAGGGCCCAGGCGGAGCGGGACATGGACGTCTTAAAGAGATggctggaggagctcgagtCGATGAGGGACAACTTTGACGACATGCATATATTGGAAGACACAGCGTTGAGAGCGCGGCCACCAAGGTCGTGGGAGGTGTGGGTGTTCAATGAGTGCGTGAGGAGAACGGTGTTGTTGGGGTATGTATTTATAGGCCTTTATGACATGCTCAAGTCTGCCGGCGAGTTTG AGCCAGACCCCAAGAACTGGCTGGTGCCTCACCGGTGGACTTTCTCCAAGCACCTCTGGGAAGCCCAGTCGTCGCCAGCATTTTACTCAGCGTGGCATGAGAAGCCAATGTTCCTGGCCAACGCCTTCTTCGTGCAGCGCATCGCGCGGATGGCGAGGCCAGCGGATGTGGACGATTTCGCAAAGATATTCCTCACCAT GAACGTTGGGGTTGAAGAGATGAAGCATTTTATGCTCGAGGGTTGA